A stretch of Tripterygium wilfordii isolate XIE 37 chromosome 11, ASM1340144v1, whole genome shotgun sequence DNA encodes these proteins:
- the LOC120009931 gene encoding V-type proton ATPase subunit a3-like → MGDGGCWPTMDLLRSEEIQLVQLIIPMESAYRAIVYLGELGLFQFKDLNAEKSPFQRTYATQIKRCGEMARKLRFFREQMTKASLSPSIHSERSTDIYIEHLEVKLGELEAELIELNGNNEKLQSTYNELTEYKLVLQKAGEFFNSVESKAAAQQREFEAKNFGEGSIDSPLLFEQEMTTDPSKQVKLGYISGLVSREKSMAFERILFRTTRGNVFLRQSVVDSPVVDPVSGQKIEKNVFVVFYSGERAKQKILKICDAFGANRYPFTDDLGKQFQMISEVSEKLSELKTTIDVGMVHRSNLLQTIGYQFEHWSLLVKKEKSIYHTLNMLSMDVTKKCLVAEGWSPVFAKDQIQNALRRAALDSNSQVGAIFQVLPTKEPPPTFFRTNKFTSAFQEIVDAYGVAKYQEANPGVYTIITFPFLFAVMFGDWGHGICLLLATLYLIIREKKFSSQKLGDITEMTFGGRYVIMMMALFSIYTGLIYNEFFSVPFELFGPSAYGCRDPSCRDAYTVGLIKVRATYPFGVDPKWHGTRSELPFLNSLKMKMSILLGVAQMNLGIIISYYNAKFFGDSINIWYQFVPQMIFLNSLFGYLSLLIIVKWCTGSQADLYHVMIYMFLSPTDDLGENQLFFGQKFIQIVLLLLALVAVPWMLLPKPFLLKKQHQERHQGQSYSLIDSIDDPLEIELHHDSHSHEEFEFSEVFVHQLIHTIEFVLGAVSNTASYLRLWALSLAHSELSSVFYDKVLLLAWGFNNTIVLIVGIIVFICATVGVLLVMETLSAFLHALRLHWVEFQNKFYEGDGYKFCPFSFALLTLEDE, encoded by the exons CTCAATGCTGAAAAGAGCCCATTCCAGCGGACATATGCTACTCAG ATCAAAAGATGTGGTGAAATGGCAAGGAAGTTGCGTTTCTTCAGGGAACAAATGACAAAGGCTAGTTTGTCGCCATCAATCCATTCTGAAAGAAGTACTGATATTTATATTGAACATTTGGAG GTGAAACTTGGAGAACTTGAAGCCGAGCTGATAGAATTaaatggaaataatgaaaagttacAGAGCACTTACAATGAACTAACAGAGTACAAGCTTGTACTTCAGAAG GCTGGTGAGTTTTTCAATTCTGTGGAAAGCAAAGCAGCAGCGCAACAGAGAGAATTTGAAGCAAAGAACTTTGGTGAAGGATCCATTGACAGTCCCTTATTATTTGAACAA GAGATGACAACTGATCCTTCAAAGCAAGTTAAGCTAGGCTATATCAGTGGTCTTGTTTCTAGAGAGAAATCAATGGCCTTCGAAAGAATTCTGTTTCGTACAACCAGGGGTAATGTGTTCTTGAGGCAATCTGTTGTTGATAGCCCTGTTGTAGATCCGGTGTCAGGGCAGAAG ATTGAGAAAAATGTGTTTGTTGTCTTCTACTCCGGTGAAAGAGCAAAGCAAAAAATTCTGAAAATATGTGATGCTTTTGGAGCTAATCGTTACCCTTTTACGGATGATCTAGGCAAACAATTTCAGATGATTTCAGAG GTGTCAGAAAAACTTTCAGAGTTGAAGACAACAATAGATGTCGGGATGGTACACCGGAGCAATCTGTTGCAGACAATTGGCTATCAGTTTGAGCATTGGAGCCTTCTG GTGAAGAAGGAAAAATCCATTTACCACACTTTGAATATGCTCAGCATGGATGTGACGAAGAAGTGTCTTGTTGCAGAAGGTTGGTCTCCCGTTTTTGCAAAAGATCAG ATTCAAAATGCACTTCGGAGGGCAGCACTTGACAGCAACTCGCAAGTTGGAGCCATATTCCAGGTTTTGCCAACAAAGGAGCCACCACCGACTTTTTTCCGTACAAACAAGTTTACATCTGCTTTTCAAGAAATTGTAGATGCATATGG GGTTGCCAAGTATCAGGAAGCAAATCCTGGCGTATACACGATTATCACATTCCCCTTCCTTTTTGCGGTAATGTTTGGTGATTGGGGTCATGGCATATGCTTGTTGCTGGCAACATTATACCTAATAATCAGGGAAAAGAAGTTTTCCAGTCAG AAGCTGGGAGACATCACAGAAATGACTTTTGGTGGCCGCTATGTTATCATGATGATGGCACTATTCTCAATTTACACTGGATTGATCTATAATGAATTCTTTTCAGTCCCATTTGAATTATTTGGGCCTTCTGCCTATGGATGTCGTGATCCATCTTGCAG GGATGCTTATACTGTGGGTTTAATAAAAGTGCGTGCGACATATCCATTCGGTGTGGACCCAAAGTGGCATGGTACCCGGAGCGAGTTACCTTTTTTGAACtcattgaagatgaagatgtcAATTCTCTTGGGAGTGGCCCAAATGAATCTTGGAATTATAATAAGCTACTATAACGCTAAATTTTTTGGTGACAGCATAAATATCTG GTACCAATTTGTTCCTCAGATGATTTTCCTAAATAGCTTGTTTGGCTACCTTTCATTGCTCATAATTGTGAAATGGTGCACTGGCTCACAAGCTGATCTGTATCATGTGATGATTTACATGTTTCTGAGTCCTACTGATGATCTGGGTGAAAATCAACTTTTTTTCGGCCAGAAGTTTATTCAG ATTGTGTTACTCTTATTGGCCCTTGTTGCTGTCCCGTGGATGCTGCTTCCGAAGCCTTTCCTCTTAAAGAAGCAACACCAAGAA AGGCACCAAGGTCAATCCTATTCCCTGATTGACAGCATTGACGACCCTCTTGAAATCGAGCTGCATCATGATTCCCATAGCCATGAGGAATTTGAGTTTAGTGAAGTCTTTGTACACCAGCTCATACATACCATAGAGTTTGTGCTTGGAGCAGTATCAAATACAGCTTCATATTTGCGTTTATGGGCTCTCAG TCTTGCCCATTCAGAGTTGTCAAGTGTATTCTATGACAAGGTTTTACTTCTTGCCTGGGG GTTCAACAATACCATTGTTCTTATTGTTGGCATAATTGTATTCATCTGCGCCACTGTCGGTGTCCTACTAGTGATGGAAACCCTAAGTGCATTCCTCCATGCCTTGCGACTTCACTGGGTGGAGTTCCAGAACAAGTTCTACGAGGGAGATGGTTACAAGTTCTGCCCGTTTTCATTTGCATTACTTACTCTGGAAGATGAATAG